A genomic region of Pseudomonas migulae contains the following coding sequences:
- the plsX gene encoding phosphate acyltransferase PlsX, with translation MSAQVIAIDAMGGDFGPRSIVQASLACLSATPSLHLTLVGQPSLLEELIAGQSAVDRSRLSIAPASEVITMDEKPAQALRGKPDSSMRVALELLRDGKVQACVSAGNTGALMALSRFVLKTLPGIDRPAMVAAIPTQKGFCQLLDLGANVDCSAEHLLQFAVMGSVAAETLGIVRPRVALLNIGTEDIKGNQQVKLAATLLQSARGINYIGFVEGDGLYRGEADVVVCDGFVGNILLKSSEGLATMISGRIEALFKKNLASKMVGAMALPLMKRLQADLAPARHNGASFLGLQGIVVKSHGSAGVQGFQSAISRALIEIQENLPERIHGRLEDLLL, from the coding sequence TTGTCCGCTCAAGTCATCGCGATTGACGCAATGGGCGGGGACTTCGGTCCCCGCAGCATTGTTCAGGCCAGCCTTGCTTGCCTGTCTGCTACGCCCTCGCTGCACCTGACCCTTGTCGGTCAACCCTCCCTTCTTGAAGAATTGATCGCTGGCCAATCGGCTGTGGATCGCTCGCGCCTGTCGATTGCTCCGGCATCCGAAGTCATCACCATGGACGAAAAGCCTGCCCAGGCCTTGCGCGGCAAGCCCGATTCGTCAATGCGCGTGGCACTCGAGTTGCTGCGGGACGGCAAGGTCCAGGCCTGCGTCAGCGCTGGCAATACCGGTGCGCTGATGGCTTTGTCGCGGTTTGTGCTCAAGACGTTGCCGGGTATTGACCGGCCGGCCATGGTCGCGGCGATTCCGACGCAGAAGGGCTTTTGCCAGTTGCTCGATCTGGGCGCCAACGTCGATTGCAGTGCCGAGCATCTGCTGCAGTTCGCGGTGATGGGTTCGGTCGCGGCAGAAACCCTCGGCATCGTTCGCCCGCGTGTCGCGTTGCTGAACATTGGCACCGAAGACATCAAGGGCAATCAGCAGGTCAAGCTGGCGGCGACTTTGCTGCAGAGTGCTCGCGGCATCAACTACATCGGTTTTGTCGAAGGTGACGGCTTGTACCGGGGCGAGGCGGATGTGGTGGTGTGCGACGGCTTCGTCGGCAATATCCTGCTGAAATCCAGCGAAGGGTTGGCGACTATGATCTCTGGTCGCATCGAAGCCCTGTTCAAGAAAAACCTTGCGTCAAAAATGGTCGGCGCCATGGCGCTGCCATTGATGAAGCGGCTGCAGGCGGACCTGGCGCCCGCGCGGCATAACGGCGCAAGCTTCCTCGGTTTGCAGGGAATTGTGGTGAAAAGTCACGGTTCTGCGGGGGTTCAGGGTTTCCAGAGCGCCATCTCCCGTGCCTTGATCGAGATTCAGGAAAACCTGCCGGAACGGATTCACGGTCGTCTGGAGGATTTGTTGCTTTAG